Proteins from one Mugil cephalus isolate CIBA_MC_2020 chromosome 15, CIBA_Mcephalus_1.1, whole genome shotgun sequence genomic window:
- the zgc:152891 gene encoding polyunsaturated fatty acid lipoxygenase ALOX15B — protein MLTSKKEQIKWTHRPHVLLSSVSMDTTGFSQEFEVTVHTSPGPTCGTFNRLWLNLIGSQGETPPISVNEGDPRLLPGSTCPVQVRADSPLGRLLLVRLRLEVQTGFPNLDWHCSRVEVRGPAAGPGSAPEDAEAQVFLCDRWLRPADGDVELRSGKLCLMKDETEEKLKQHRLKQIKHQQKLIRWGVFVDGAPQCVDVKTMSELGPNLSYTHKSPSINLHYLKGFVGRVEAWTSFSELETLFSYILNQNNMAMSVKTHWMDDWYFGYQCLNGCNPLMLRQVHVLPPNLSVTPDMLLPFLPGGSSLQLELQKGTMYLLDYEVLDGLPANEVNGKQTYLSAPLVLLHLNQQGQLVPIAIQLQQNPGPQNPVFLPSDPSCDWLLAKIWVHTADFQCHQLISHYLKTHMMGELSCVATLRNLPEHHPLHQLLMPHVRTSLQINLQARVSLLAPNGVFDKAVGSGLKTLPILLSRASARIQYRSLCVPDDLRDRGVDKLPHSYYAQDALRVWDALHRFVVSWVELYYHGDDDVQHDSELQLWIQDINTHGFSHNSGFPQSFVSRAELSKFVTMFIYCCSALHAAVNFSQLDFALWIPNCPVYMLRPPPQVKGVTTEDDVLSSLPEVNAACRVLMVLTGLSQPGVDFVRLCHYKEAVFRDDAHRRLVEEVQARLEAISDDITERNRSLELPYVYLCPRRIENSVAI, from the exons ATGCTAACatcaaagaaagaacaaataaagtGGACTCACCGTCCTCATGTCCTCCTCAGCTCTGTCAGCATGGACACTACGGGTTTCTCTCAGGAGTTTGAAGTGACCGTTCACACCTCACCTGGTCCCACCTGTGGAACCTTCAACCGCCTGTGGCTCAACCTGATTGGCTCTCAGGGTGAGACTCCGCCCATCAGTGTGAACGAGGGCGACCCTCGTCTGTTACCTGGTTCG ACGTGTCCGGTGCAGGTCCGGGCCGACAGTCCTCTGGGTCGGCTGCTTCTGGTGCGGCTCCGGCTGGAGGTTCAGACCGGATTCCCCAACCTGGACTGGCACTGCAGCCGGGTGGAGGTCCGCGGTCCGGCTGCAGGTCCAGGGTCAGCACCAGAGGATGCAGAAGCTCAGGTGTTCCTATGCGACAGGTGGCTGCGACCAGCAGATGGCGACGTGGAGCTTCGGAGCGGAAAGC TCTGTTTGATGAAGGACGAGACCGAAGAGAAGCTGAAGCAGCATCGACTCAAACAGATCAAACATCAACAGAAGCTCATCAG ATGGGGTGTGTTTGTCGACGGAGCTCCTCAGTGTGTTGACGTGAAGACGATGTCAGAACTGGGGCCAAACCTCAGCTACACTCACAAGAG TCCATCCATCAACCTGCACTATCTGAAAGGCTTCGTCGGCCGAGTGGAGGCCTGGACCAGTTTCTCGGAGCTGGAGACGCTTTTCAGTTACATCCTGAACCAGAACAACATGGCCA tGTCGGTGAagactcactggatggacgactGGTATTTCGGGTACCAGTGTCTGAACGGCTGCAACCCTCTGATGCTGCGTCAGGTCCACGTCCTCCCCCCGAACCTGTCCGTCACCCCCGACATGCTCCTCCCCTTCCTGCCTGGAGGCTCCTCCCTCCAGCTGGAGCTACAG AAAGGAACCATGTACCTGTTGGACTACGAGGTTCTGGACGGGCTCCCGGCCAACGAGGTCAATGGAAAGCAGACGTACCTGTCCGCCCCGCTGGTCCTTCTGCACCTGAACCAGCAGGGACAGCTGGTCCCCATCGCCATCCAG ctgcagcagaacccCGGCCCCCAGAACCCGGTCTTCCTGCCCTCCGACCccagctgtgattggctgctggcTAAGATCTGGGTTCACACTGCAGACTTCCAGTGTCACCAGCTGATCTCCCATTACCTGAAGACCCACATGATGGGGGAGCTGAGCTGTGTGGCCACGCTGAGGAACCTCCCCGAGCATCACCCCCTGCACCAG CTGCTGATGCCTCACGTCAGGACGTCGCTGCAGATAAACCTCCAGGCCCGAGTGTCGCTGCTGGCGCCCAACGGAGTCTTTGATAAG GCGGTGGGTTCTGGTCTGAAAACGTTACCCATCCTCCTCTCTCGGGCCTCGGCCAGGATCCAATATCGGTCCCTGTGTGTCCCCGACGACCTGAGAGACCGTGGCGTGGACAAACTACCACACAGCTACTACGCCCAGGACGCTCTGAGGGTCTGGGACGCCCTGCACAG GTTTGTGGTCAGCTGGGTGGAGCTGTATTACCATGGAGACGATGACGTTCAACACGACTCAGAGCTTCAACTCTGGATTCAAGACATCAACACACACGGCTTCAGCCACAACTCAG GTTTCCCTCAGTCCTTCGTCTCCAGAGCTGAACTGTCCAAGTTTGTCACCATGTTCATTTACTGCTGCTCAGCTCTTCACGCCGCCGTCAACTTCTCACAG ctgGACTTCGCTCTCTGGATCCCAAACTGTCCCGTCTACATGTTGCGTCCTCCACCGCAGGTCAAAGGCGTCACGACCGAGGACGACGTCCTTTCCTCCCTGCCCGAAGTAAACGCAGCCTGTCGAGTCCTGATGGTTCTGACGGGTTTGTCGCAGCCCGGCGTCGACTTT GTCCGTCTGTGCCACTACAAGGAGGCCGTGTTCAGAGACGACGCCCACCGCAGGCTGGTGGAGGAAGTGCAGGCGCGACTCGAGGCCATTtctgatgacatcacagagCGGAACAGGAGCCTGGAGCTGCCGTACGTTTACCTCTGTCCCCGACGCATCGAGAACAGCGTCGCGATCTAA